From one Lycorma delicatula isolate Av1 chromosome 2, ASM4794821v1, whole genome shotgun sequence genomic stretch:
- the LOC142319015 gene encoding mitochondrial import inner membrane translocase subunit Tim10-like isoform X6, with translation MANIQNIDPARLQLVQDLEIEMMADMYNKMTAACHKKCIPPKYKDAELGKGESVCIDRCVAKYLDVHERVGKKLTQMSVQDEEFMKRVQNEQAQKT, from the coding sequence ATGGCAAACATACAAAATATAGATCCAGCAAGGCTTCAGTTAGTACAGGATTTGGAAATTGAAATGATGGCTGATATGTACAATAAAATGACAGCAGCTtgtcataaaaaatgtataccacCTAAATATAAAGATGCTGAGTTAGGTAAAGGTGAATCAGTTTGTATTGATAGGTGTGTTGCTAAATATTTAGATGTTCATGAAAGAGTGGGAAAGAAATTAACTCAAATGTCCGTTCAAGATGAAGAATTTATGAAAAGAGTACAGAATGAGCAAGCACAAAAAACTTGA